TCGTAGCGGCAGGCATTGTCTGGTGGCTCAATGCCCGCCAGTACGAATCCACGGATGATGCTTTCATAGATGCCCGCACGGTCACCGTCAGCGCCGAAATCGCCGGGCGCATCACCGATGTGGCCGTCACCGACAATCAGCCGGTGCGCAAGGGTGATGTCCTGTTGCGCATCGACGACAGCGACTACCGCGCATCGCTCGACCAGGCCGACGCCGGCGTGGCCGCCGCGCAAGCCGACATCGCCAATGTCGCGGCCCAGATCGAGGCGCAAAACGCCAAGATCGACGCGACGCAGAAGCAGGTTGCCCAGGCGCAGGCGGCCGTCGACTTCGCCAAGGCGGAGGACCAGCGCAATCGCGAATTGCTGGCCAAGGGGACAGCGACGCAACAGCAGGCACAGCAGGCGGCATCGACGCTGCGGCAGGACCAGGCAACGCTCGACAGCACGGTGGCCGACGTGGCCGCGGCGAAGAGCCAGGTTTCCGTGCTGCAGGCGCAGACCAAAACCAGCGAAGCCAAGCTCCGGCAGGCAGAAGCCACCCAGAACCAGGCCCGTACGGCGTTGGCACGCACCACCATAACCGCGCCTGTCGCCGGACGGGCAACAAACATTTCGGCCGCCATCGGCACCTATACCCAGCCGGGCCAGGTGCTGATGATGTTCGTTCCCAACGAGGTCTGGGTGAAGGCGAACTTCAAGGAGACCCAACTCGACCTTATGCGGGCCGGACAGCCGGTTGACATCGACATCGACGCCTATCCCGACAAGACGTTCCATGGCCATGTCGACAGCATCCAGGCCGGCAGCGGCACCGCCTTCAGCCTGTTGCCAGCGGAAAACGCCACCGGCAACTTCGTCAAGGTCGTGCAGCGTGTGCCGGTCAAGATCGTCTTCGACAATGCGCCTGACGTGCTCCTGGGCCCCGGCCTTTCGGTGGTGCCGACGGTCAAGGTGCGATGACCGGCGAAGCGACGCGCAGGCAAGACGAGAGCCGTTCCGCCGCCGGCGGCCGCAATCCCTGGCTCATCGCCATCGTGGTCTCCATCGCCACCTTCATGCTGGTGCTCGACACCTCCATCGCCAATGTGGCGCTGCGCAACATCGCCGGCAGCCTGGCGGCCGGCGTGGATGAAAGCACCTGGATCATCACGACCTACCTTGTCGCCAATTCCGTCATCATTCCGGTCAGCGGCTGGCTGGCCAGCGTTGTCGGCCGCAAGCGCTACTACATGTTTTGCGTCGCGACCTTCACGCTCGCATCGCTGCTGTGCGGACTGGCCCCGAATCTCCAAATGCTGATCCTGTTCAGGATCCTGCAAGGCCTCGGCGGCGGGGGCATGGCGCCAAGCGAACAATCCATCCTGGCCGACACCTTTCCACCGGAAAAGCGCTCGCAGGCATTCGCCCTCTACGGTATCGCCGTCATCGTCGCGCCGACGGTCGGACCGACCCTTGGCGGTTGG
The genomic region above belongs to Mesorhizobium sp. B4-1-4 and contains:
- a CDS encoding HlyD family secretion protein, with the protein product MDTKIERAERKAERVDETRTAPDQVREKGPRDDGTAKPDAPPQDTSLRGFPRRHPYATAAIFLVLLLIVAAGIVWWLNARQYESTDDAFIDARTVTVSAEIAGRITDVAVTDNQPVRKGDVLLRIDDSDYRASLDQADAGVAAAQADIANVAAQIEAQNAKIDATQKQVAQAQAAVDFAKAEDQRNRELLAKGTATQQQAQQAASTLRQDQATLDSTVADVAAAKSQVSVLQAQTKTSEAKLRQAEATQNQARTALARTTITAPVAGRATNISAAIGTYTQPGQVLMMFVPNEVWVKANFKETQLDLMRAGQPVDIDIDAYPDKTFHGHVDSIQAGSGTAFSLLPAENATGNFVKVVQRVPVKIVFDNAPDVLLGPGLSVVPTVKVR